The genomic stretch TCGACGCTGCCGATCACGAAGCTCGCCGAGGGCGTGTCGCGGCCGGCGGACTTCATCGGGCTGCACTTCTTCAGCCCGGTGGACAAGATGCCGCTGCTGGAGATCATCAGGGGCGAGCAGACGAGCGACGAGACGGTCTACCGCGCGCTCGACGTGGCCAAGCAGATCTCGAAGACCCCGATCGTCGTCAACGACTCGCGCGGCTTCTTCACGTCGCGGGTGATCGGCACGTTCATCAACGAGGGCATCTCGATGCTCACGGAGGGCGTGCCGGCGCAGACGATCGAGCAGGCTTCGTCGCAGGCCGGCTACCCCGCGCCGGTTCTCCAGCTCTCCGACGAGCTCAATCTGAAGCTCATGCGCAAGATCCGCGTGGCGGCGGAGGCGGCGGCGGAGACGGCCGGGGGCTGGGACTCTCCGGGCGCGACCCAGGTCATCGACCGCATGCTGGACGAGCACGACCGGCCGGGCAAGCTCGAGGGGCGCGGCTTCTACGAGTACGAGGACGGCCGGCGCACCCGGCTGTGGCCCGGGCTGCGCCAGGCCTTCCCGCCGGTGGCGGACCCGTCGGCGCTCGACTTGCGCGACCTCGAGGAGCGGATGCTGTTCATCGAGTCGATCGAGACGGTCAAGTGCCTCGATGAGGGCGTGATCGAGTCGGTCGCCGACGCGAACATCGGCTCGATCATGGGCATCGGGTTCCCGGGCTGGACCGGTGGCGTCCTGCAGTACATCAACGGGTACGCCGGCGGCCCGCAGGGCTTCGTCAAGCGGGCCCGGGAGCTGGCGGCCACGTACGGCGACCGCTTCGAGCCGCCCGCCTCGCTGGTCGAGAAGGCCGAGCGCGGCGAGATCTACAGCGACGAGCAGGCGCTGGTCGCGGCGCGCTGAGGCACTCCGCCGCGCGGCGCGGCGCGTTGACGGCGATGAGCGCCGTCACCGCGCCACGACCGCGCGCTGAGGCACCCCGCCGCGCGGCGTGGCGCGTTGACGGCGATGTGCGCCGTCATCGCGCCACGACCGCGTCTCAGACCGCGGAGGGAACCTCGGCGGCCGCCTGCGCGGCCTGCATCTCGGCCACGATGTGCGAGCCGCCGATGAGCTCGAGGAACGTGTTCTCGCCGTCCGCGATCCGGTAGGACTTCGCGTCGCGCATCAGCTTCTCGGGATGGAAGCGGCTGCCGTCGGCGAACTCCACGCCCTCGCGCAGCGTGCCGCGCGCGCCGCAGAGCTGCAGCGCCTCCTCGCACAGCGCCATCGACGCGTCGGTCACGAAGACCTTCGCGGCGACCGAGTGCTGCAGGGAGCCGAGGCGGCCCTCGTCGCCCTCGCCGTAGTTGTAGGTGTAGACCGCGCGGGTCAGCGCACGGCCCGCCTCGAGCGCCATGAACATCCGGAACAGGCGGTTCTTCGTGAGCTGGTGCTCGGCGAGCGCGCGGCCGCCGGCGATGCGCTCGCCCGTCCACTTCAGCGCGCCCTCGTACGCGGCGCGCCCCGTCCCGATCGCCAGCATCGCGACCGCGACGTTCGCCAGCGTGTGCACCGAGTGCACGGCGATGCTGAAGTCGTCGGGGCCCATGAGGACGTAATGGGCGGGCAGGCGCACGCCGTCGAAGACGACCTGGCCCTGGTTGAGCGCCCGCAGCCCGTGCTTGTCGATCGGCGGGCCCTGGCTGATGCCCGGCAGGTTCGTCGGCAGGACGGCGAGCAGGC from Capillimicrobium parvum encodes the following:
- a CDS encoding acyl-CoA dehydrogenase family protein produces the protein MTTASQVLPFLELNRTISDAGREWQRRAREFARDVVAPTGVALDRMDAADVVADGSPFWDFLAQAHREGFTKLSGPAELGGLGLSRLEEFLAMEEITTGDAGLSAVLFLAPFSAAFAYQLGSPELVEEIARPYFSGADPRLHSCWAITEMGHGSDMLTGHTPSLVSDARGDCVAHRDGDGWVIDGAKSTWVSSGATATHVTLYCGIDGEPLDRGLLAVLPTNLPGISQGPPIDKHGLRALNQGQVVFDGVRLPAHYVLMGPDDFSIAVHSVHTLANVAVAMLAIGTGRAAYEGALKWTGERIAGGRALAEHQLTKNRLFRMFMALEAGRALTRAVYTYNYGEGDEGRLGSLQHSVAAKVFVTDASMALCEEALQLCGARGTLREGVEFADGSRFHPEKLMRDAKSYRIADGENTFLELIGGSHIVAEMQAAQAAAEVPSAV